A genomic window from Solanum stenotomum isolate F172 chromosome 10, ASM1918654v1, whole genome shotgun sequence includes:
- the LOC125843323 gene encoding glutathione S-transferase T1-like isoform X2: MTLKLYVDRMSQPSRAVIIFCKLNGIDFEEIHINLSKRQQLSPEFKEINPMKQVPAIMDGRFKLFESHAILRYLACAFPGIADHWYPADLYKRAKVDSVLDWHHSNLRRGTAGYIFNTVLAPAFGLPLNPQAAAEAKKVLLASLANIESVWLQRKGRFLLGSGQPSIADLSLVCELMELEILDEKDRERIIGPYKRVLKWIDDTKNAMEPHFQEVHVILYKAKEKFHKQRHAVGSSIPQSSRKPEFHSKM, from the exons ATGACTCTGAAATTATACGTAGATCGTATGTCCCAACCTTCTCGTGCAGTTATAATCTTCTGCAA GTTAAATGGAATAGACTTTGAGGAGATACACATAAATCTCTCCAAGCGCCAGCAGTTATCTCCTGAATTTAAAG AAATTAACCCCATGAAGCAAGTACCAGCTATAATGGATGGAAGATTTAAACTTTTCGAAAG TCATGCAATTCTCAGATATCTGGCTTGTGCATTTCCAGGAATTGCAGATCATTG GTACCCTGCTGACTTATACAAAAGAGCAAAGGTAGACTCTGTGTTGGATTGGCATCACTCAAACTTGCGTCGCGGTACAG CTGGATATATCTTTAATACTGTTCTCGCTCCTGCTTTTGGGTTGCCTTTGAATCCACAAGCAGCAGCAgaagctaagaaagtcctttTGGCATCTCTTGCAAATATTGAGTCTGTTTGGCTCCAGAGAAAAGGGCGATTTTTGCTTGGGAGTGGCCAACCTTCAATTGCAGATCTTAGCTTAGTGTGTGAGCTTATGGAACTTGAG ATTTTGGATGAGAAGGATCGTGAGCGGATAATAGGTCCATACAAGAGAGTTTTGAAGTGGATTGATGACACAAAGAATGCCATGGAACCTCATTTCCAAGAGGTACACGTGATCCTCTACAAAGCTAAAGAGAAGTTCCACAAGCAAAGACATGCTGTAGGAAGTAGCATTCCTCAATCGAGCAGAAAAC
- the LOC125843323 gene encoding glutathione S-transferase T1-like isoform X1 produces the protein MTLKLYVDRMSQPSRAVIIFCKLNGIDFEEIHINLSKRQQLSPEFKEINPMKQVPAIMDGRFKLFESHAILRYLACAFPGIADHWYPADLYKRAKVDSVLDWHHSNLRRGTAGYIFNTVLAPAFGLPLNPQAAAEAKKVLLASLANIESVWLQRKGRFLLGSGQPSIADLSLVCELMELEILDEKDRERIIGPYKRVLKWIDDTKNAMEPHFQEVHVILYKAKEKFHKQRHAVGSSIPQSSRKPDLHSKM, from the exons ATGACTCTGAAATTATACGTAGATCGTATGTCCCAACCTTCTCGTGCAGTTATAATCTTCTGCAA GTTAAATGGAATAGACTTTGAGGAGATACACATAAATCTCTCCAAGCGCCAGCAGTTATCTCCTGAATTTAAAG AAATTAACCCCATGAAGCAAGTACCAGCTATAATGGATGGAAGATTTAAACTTTTCGAAAG TCATGCAATTCTCAGATATCTGGCTTGTGCATTTCCAGGAATTGCAGATCATTG GTACCCTGCTGACTTATACAAAAGAGCAAAGGTAGACTCTGTGTTGGATTGGCATCACTCAAACTTGCGTCGCGGTACAG CTGGATATATCTTTAATACTGTTCTCGCTCCTGCTTTTGGGTTGCCTTTGAATCCACAAGCAGCAGCAgaagctaagaaagtcctttTGGCATCTCTTGCAAATATTGAGTCTGTTTGGCTCCAGAGAAAAGGGCGATTTTTGCTTGGGAGTGGCCAACCTTCAATTGCAGATCTTAGCTTAGTGTGTGAGCTTATGGAACTTGAG ATTTTGGATGAGAAGGATCGTGAGCGGATAATAGGTCCATACAAGAGAGTTTTGAAGTGGATTGATGACACAAAGAATGCCATGGAACCTCATTTCCAAGAGGTACACGTGATCCTCTACAAAGCTAAAGAGAAGTTCCACAAGCAAAGACATGCTGTAGGAAGTAGCATTCCTCAATCGAGCAGAAAACCTGACTTGCACTCGAAGATGTGA